From Maniola hyperantus chromosome 21, iAphHyp1.2, whole genome shotgun sequence, the proteins below share one genomic window:
- the Svip gene encoding small VCP/p97-interacting protein yields the protein MGIFTSCCRPSASDVLTPDAETRRRQQVEAAERRRTEEAGRGVKDPEKVKRMQQRSEEMEKRERELQKDGGPTLKWTSD from the exons ATGGGGATATTTACGTCTTGCTGCAGACCATCAGCCTCGGATGTATTGACTCCTGACGCA GAGACCAGACGCAGGCAGCAAGTAGAAGCAGCTGAGCGAAGGCGCACGGAGGAGGCTGGCCGCGGTGTCAAAGACCCAGAGAAAGTTAAACGCATGCAGCAGCGGTCCGAGGAAATGGAAAAAAGGGAGAGGGAATTGCAGAAAGACGGGGGACCTACTTTGAAG TGGACGTCAGACTGA